A window of the Rhodoluna limnophila genome harbors these coding sequences:
- a CDS encoding 3-isopropylmalate dehydrogenase: MTREYKIAVIGGDGIGPEVTKIALEAMNRATAGSGVEFKTTEFDLGARRYLANGETLTDADMASLKEHDAILLGAIGDPKVPSGVLERQLLLKLRFSFDHFVNLRPTKIYPGVVSPLADPGKVDFVVVREGTEGPYVGNGGAIRVGTPAEVANEVSVNTAYGVERLVRYAFELASTRDRKKITLVHKHNVLVHAGWLWQRTVNKVAEEFPGVTHDYLHIDAATIFMVTDPERFDVIVTDNLFGDIITDLAAAIGGGIGLGASGNINPTGEFPSMFEPVHGSAPDIAGKNLADPTAAILSAAMLLNHLNNPVAAARIEKAVAADLATRGDQKRSTTEVAESIFALL, from the coding sequence TTGACGCGTGAATACAAGATTGCCGTAATCGGTGGGGATGGCATTGGGCCTGAAGTCACCAAAATTGCTTTGGAAGCAATGAACCGAGCCACCGCTGGTTCGGGAGTTGAGTTCAAAACCACAGAGTTTGACCTAGGCGCCCGCCGCTATCTTGCCAACGGTGAGACCTTGACCGATGCAGATATGGCCTCGCTCAAAGAGCACGACGCAATTCTTCTTGGTGCCATCGGTGACCCAAAAGTGCCATCAGGCGTGCTTGAGCGTCAGCTGCTGCTAAAGCTCCGTTTTTCTTTTGATCACTTCGTCAACCTTCGCCCAACCAAGATCTACCCCGGTGTGGTTAGTCCACTTGCCGACCCGGGCAAAGTCGACTTTGTTGTGGTTCGTGAAGGAACCGAAGGTCCGTACGTTGGCAACGGTGGCGCTATCCGCGTTGGCACTCCAGCTGAGGTAGCTAACGAGGTCTCGGTGAACACCGCCTACGGTGTAGAGCGCCTGGTTCGCTACGCCTTCGAATTGGCATCGACCCGCGACCGTAAAAAAATCACTTTGGTGCACAAGCACAACGTTTTGGTTCACGCCGGTTGGTTGTGGCAGCGCACCGTTAACAAGGTTGCCGAAGAATTCCCAGGTGTAACCCACGATTACCTGCACATCGATGCCGCAACTATTTTTATGGTCACCGACCCTGAGCGCTTTGATGTTATTGTCACCGACAACCTATTCGGCGACATCATCACCGACTTGGCTGCTGCCATCGGTGGAGGTATTGGTCTGGGTGCTTCCGGAAACATCAACCCGACTGGTGAATTCCCAAGCATGTTTGAGCCGGTACACGGTTCCGCTCCAGACATTGCCGGCAAAAACCTTGCCGACCCAACCGCAGCCATTCTCTCGGCTGCAATGTTGCTAAACCACCTAAACAATCCGGTGGCAGCTGCACGAATTGAAAAAGCCGTTGCGGCTGACCTCGCAACTCGCGGCGACCAAAAGCGTTCAACCACCGAGGTAGCCGAGAGCATTTTCGCTCTCCTCTAA
- a CDS encoding branched-chain amino acid aminotransferase, with the protein MADLKFEVTRNPNPKPDAEREAILAAPVFGANLTDHQVVIVWEKDKGWHSAEVIPYGPIMMDPSAAVLHYGQEIFEGIKAYRHADGSIWTFRPEANAARLQRSAHRMALPELPVELFVESLRQLIAVDGAWVPQPVDEKTLYIRPFEIAAENFLGVRAAHRAEYRVIASPVGPYFTGGLKPVSIWIALDSARAGRHGTGEAKTGGNYAASLLAQGEGYENGCSQVMFLDAESATYIEELGGMNLFFVYKDGHVATPALDGTILHGITRASVIQLIKDRGLEVEERKITLDEIREGINCGEIVEVFACGTAAVITPIGQFKSREETIGSESSEPGQLTASLRAELTGIQYGTVEDRHGWMVKLAD; encoded by the coding sequence ATGGCCGATCTAAAATTTGAAGTCACCCGCAACCCAAACCCAAAGCCAGATGCAGAGCGCGAGGCCATCTTGGCTGCGCCGGTCTTTGGCGCTAACCTAACTGACCACCAGGTGGTTATTGTCTGGGAGAAGGACAAGGGTTGGCACAGTGCCGAGGTAATTCCTTACGGCCCGATCATGATGGATCCATCGGCTGCTGTCTTGCACTACGGTCAAGAAATCTTTGAAGGTATCAAGGCCTATCGTCACGCCGATGGTTCAATCTGGACCTTCCGCCCAGAGGCTAACGCGGCTCGCCTGCAGCGGTCAGCACACCGCATGGCTTTGCCTGAGCTTCCGGTTGAACTATTTGTTGAATCGCTCCGTCAGCTAATTGCCGTTGATGGCGCCTGGGTTCCGCAGCCGGTTGATGAAAAGACCCTTTACATCCGTCCATTTGAAATTGCTGCCGAAAACTTCTTGGGTGTCCGAGCAGCGCACCGTGCTGAGTACCGCGTTATCGCTTCTCCGGTTGGTCCATACTTCACCGGTGGCCTCAAGCCAGTGTCGATTTGGATTGCCCTTGACTCAGCGCGAGCTGGTCGCCACGGTACCGGTGAGGCCAAGACCGGCGGAAACTATGCTGCCTCACTTCTTGCACAGGGTGAGGGCTACGAAAACGGTTGCTCGCAGGTAATGTTCCTCGATGCCGAATCAGCCACCTACATCGAAGAGCTCGGTGGCATGAACCTTTTCTTCGTCTACAAGGATGGTCACGTTGCCACCCCGGCGCTCGACGGCACAATCCTGCACGGCATCACCCGCGCATCGGTTATCCAGTTGATTAAAGACCGTGGCCTTGAGGTAGAAGAGCGCAAGATTACTCTCGACGAAATTCGCGAGGGCATCAACTGCGGCGAAATCGTTGAGGTGTTTGCCTGCGGTACCGCTGCGGTAATTACACCGATTGGGCAGTTCAAGAGCCGCGAAGAAACCATCGGTTCAGAGTCCAGTGAGCCTGGCCAACTAACTGCAAGTTTGCGTGCCGAACTAACCGGTATTCAGTACGGAACGGTCGAAGACCGCCACGGCTGGATGGTTAAGCTAGCCGACTAG
- a CDS encoding fumarylacetoacetate hydrolase family protein: protein MRVARFSLNGEPKFGVLDGPELVVLAGHPLVNGYETTGERVPLQEVKLLAPIIPSKVVCIGKNYADHAGELGLALNPEPTIFFKPSSAIVGPGDPIQIPQQSERIELEVELTVVIGQIAKNVSEANALDYVWGFTIANDVTARDLQFSDDQWARSKAFDSFCPLGPWIETEFVPDGQILESRIDGETKQQASIDLMIHDVPKIISYVSQNMTLLPGDIILTGTPAGIAQIQRGEIIECEIEGIGTLLNPVV, encoded by the coding sequence ATGCGCGTTGCCAGATTCAGTTTGAACGGCGAGCCGAAGTTTGGTGTGCTTGACGGGCCTGAGCTGGTTGTTTTGGCAGGGCACCCGCTGGTGAACGGCTACGAGACCACGGGTGAGCGAGTGCCGCTACAAGAGGTCAAGTTGCTGGCGCCAATCATTCCGTCCAAGGTGGTTTGCATCGGTAAGAACTATGCCGACCACGCGGGAGAGTTGGGTCTGGCGCTCAACCCCGAGCCAACTATCTTTTTCAAACCTTCAAGCGCCATCGTCGGCCCAGGTGACCCAATCCAGATTCCGCAGCAGAGTGAGCGCATTGAGCTAGAAGTTGAACTCACTGTGGTGATCGGTCAGATTGCCAAGAATGTCTCAGAGGCAAATGCGCTGGACTACGTGTGGGGTTTCACAATTGCCAACGATGTCACGGCGCGCGACCTGCAATTTAGCGATGACCAGTGGGCTAGATCTAAGGCTTTTGATAGCTTCTGCCCGCTAGGCCCGTGGATTGAAACCGAGTTTGTTCCAGACGGTCAAATTCTTGAAAGTCGCATCGATGGTGAGACCAAGCAACAAGCCTCGATTGATCTGATGATTCACGATGTTCCGAAAATTATTTCTTACGTGAGTCAGAACATGACCCTGCTGCCCGGTGACATTATTTTGACCGGAACCCCAGCCGGAATTGCTCAGATTCAACGCGGAGAGATCATCGAATGTGAGATTGAGGGCATCGGCACCCTGCTGAACCCTGTCGTTTAG